The DNA segment GGCAAATGGGCATAGGATAAAAATCTGTTGAAGACTACATTATTCAAACAACACAAAGAATGACACATTCTTTCCGCAGACATGTGTACCAAGAGAAATATTTCTAGTGTTGTTCAAACTGCCGGTAGTACTCGACAAGTGCTTCCCTAACATCTGCACCATTTGCAGTTACAACATCAGAGGAATGTGCAGGCTGCACATGCACAGCGTCGTCAATTTCTACCTCGTGCAACCACTGCTGTGCCACAGAGTCATTAAAATGTTCACAAATATTGTGGAGCACGCAACACGCCCTTATTATTTGCGCCACATTCTTGACGTTGGCATCCATTCTTTTTGAAATGAGCCTGAACCTTGCTTTAAGCCTCCCAAATGCGTTTTCCACAATCCTTCTGCACTTggacaggtggtagttgtagctcCTGTGCCCATCGCAAGTATCCAGGCTTCTAAATGGCTTCACTAAGTTTGGTGTCAGTGGAAATGCTTGATCACACAGGATCAAGGGTGGCACAATCACTCTGTTGatggtggcagttggcgcactgaATATCGGTGACTCAACCATCCTGGCCAACATGGAGTTCTGGTATACATATGAGTCATGGCACCGCCCCGGTGAACCAGCATTCACGAACCGGAAATGGTACTTGTGGTCAACAAGGGCCAGTAGAATGACACTGTACCTGCAAAGCACAATATTTCATGACcatacaacaaactgcattcagaAAGAGTCATCAAATATGTACTCTCATGAGGACAGCAACGAAGGAGGAATATTATAAAAAGAAGTAACACGATGCGCACATGAAGTGCTTCAAATTGCTTGCTAATGTCACAAGATGCATTCCTGCCTTTGTTTCATATGCTTCCACATCAGTAGCTCATACGTTTGTTCTATCCTATCTTGACCATAAAACAATTACCTCAACACATACGCTTAGAAAACTCGCATTTACAATGGCTATATATTGTTTTACAGACGAAGAGCACAATATATGTAACTATGAAAAGATGGACATTTTATTTACAACTgctatgagttttttttttacaagtggcAATGAACGTAGTATGTGAGAAATAAAAACTCGGCGTCTCCATTGTATGACTGCTACAAGTTAATTGTGCTGGTGTCAAGCCGCACAGTACATGCAAATATAGTGGACGTCTCCTGCATGGTCCTTTCAATAATACCAGAACTCGTTGACTACTTACCATCCTTTGTAATTATAATAGTCACTGGCATGCTCCTTCGGTGGCGACACTGCGATGTGACATCCGTCCAGCGCTCCAACGGCTTGCGGGAACCCACACATAGCTTCAAATTCTCTTATGTGAGCACGCATGTCGACGGCAGTGGGCATTTTCACCCACTCGTGTTCCAGCGTAGTTACGACAGTCTCACAGAATTCTCTGTAGAGCTCGTTGACTGTTGACCGCCCAATGCCAAAGACGTCAGCGACGGCTCTGTCCTCTGCGCACGAGCAGAGCTTGTACGAAGCGACTGCGACGCGTTTCTCTACGGGGATGGGCTCACGCATGTTTGTGATTTGTCGCTCCATTGCTGGTCGGCAAACATCGACAAGATAGCGAAAACTTGTCTCCGACACGCGAAAAGATTGCCGGAAGTGTCGGCTACCTAAACCAGGCAGCGTGTCTTCAAACCACCGTTCGTTACGGGGGTATGCCCACACTTGCCGCCGCACTGTGCGCCGAGACGAGGCCAGTGCTATAAGCAAGGCGTTATTCGCCAAGAGACGCCGCCGTATTTCACGCACCTTTCGCCTTGATAGCGCAAGGTCCACGGACGACGACAAAACCACACTCATTGCAAGCGCAATTTCAAATTTTCTCTCGTCGCGTGGATTGtcactcattttgatggagaccgccgaacacaaggcacaccagaaaaacggGACCACAAAAACAGCGATCGCAGGGGCAAAAGAACCAAAGGGAACAACCGAAGAACGAACAAATCCGCCTTGGAACGAGCCTGGCCAGACTGAGCGAGtagggctcagtgtggccagcactgtgatgttatgctctgtacttggaaaatcatgtcattattgcagttaaaattgcgttgatttaacataatacggttataaaactaatttactaaaaaaaatgtgacatttctgtatttacatgtgcagtgaggtttgcaattttaataacgcttttcgccgatgagggcgctaaaaacttcttgcgaaggtcgttccgcgaccgtgtagcacggacgaactcccttgaagtagtgctcctttgggatcgtaaaggagcattagttcaaagtgcctttagagtgcccgtgtgacaggggtattactcttccgttactttcctcacaacatttatagttccatgacacaaatttactcagactgcagtgaactgcagcagcttgcttgatgatttgttcttttaataaactgcacatctccaaccaaaaattttaattttaacccaacgtttccaggctgactcggctccttcatcaggggtgactgagggctgtagctagtgtcttttaagtatagaggggaggagggggtcaaaggaatgacagcgGTGGTGCGAAAGGCATGGTGGAAGGAGAGAGggcgttaaggctgttagtcacgttgtcgcactgtggggaggcggtcaatggcgacttttttttgttgagttgaagagcgaagtccctgggcatatactgggggcaggtttccttttgtgcggttgatgttgttccgGGTGGTTTGAaaatgccaggattccagaaggagccttttgtggtaatttgtttcggttcccaggatgcgggtttcttcgaagttgattttatggtcggagtcctcggaatgttccaaccaaaaattaaaacttttgtttggagatgtacagtttattacaagtcttcaaacccacccagacagacaaatctgtcaaaatgtttagttttgaaagatttgttctacgctgttaatttccgagggCGATTGTTTTTCGAAGCTGCGGTCAAAAACGTTCCTACGTTACTCGCGAAGCGATTAGCGGCCGCACTGATCACTTTTAGAACACCGTGCGTCGATTTTGGGTGTAATGAGAGGTAAGCTGCGGCGCCATCTTAcaagacaggggggggggggggggggggctacagagcggtcacgtgatacctctcgggaggagaactcccatagaagacggcgtggacccggttgtggtgcggacatgatcgtgcgcgatgcttctcggcaaccggtctgttgtcgctcggtcacaaagaaaactgcttgccgtcAGGAAAGCAGTACCTTTggctccagctttttttttttggaaaaaaggaactgattacctgtaatcaactacagaaaaagtaattgaactgcctggaactttgccgtttgaaaaaaagtaacaaattaatcacaaaattgcaagaaagtgcagctgagtacaagtaatcaattacatgtaatgcgttacgtacaactctggtacgtatcgtcatatcttctatactttaaagccgccgtggtggctcactcgttatggcgctcagctgttgacccgaaagacgcgggttcgatcccggccgcggcggtcgaatttgtgtggatgcgaaattccagaagcccgtgtactgtgcgctgtcagcggacgttaaagatccccaggtggtcacaatttccggagcacttcactacggcatccttcacagcctgagtcgctttgggatgctaaaccctcacaaaccataaaccatccaTACTTTGAAAGATCTTCTAAGCGTTATTATTAAGTAACGGCCAAGACAATGCgccagatatcaaaatcaagcaaatgtaagcttgtagttgtcacaggagagcaaatcaagccaatgtatactaaaaatacaggtactagtttactcatatttacgaagccttagacacacacacacatatataatcgATAAAAT comes from the Amblyomma americanum isolate KBUSLIRL-KWMA chromosome 1, ASM5285725v1, whole genome shotgun sequence genome and includes:
- the LOC144116081 gene encoding uncharacterized protein LOC144116081 yields the protein MSVVLSSSVDLALSRRKVREIRRRLLANNALLIALASSRRTVRRQVWAYPRNERWFEDTLPGLGSRHFRQSFRVSETSFRYLVDVCRPAMERQITNMREPIPVEKRVAVASYKLCSCAEDRAVADVFGIGRSTVNELYREFCETVVTTLEHEWVKMPTAVDMRAHIREFEAMCGFPQAVGALDGCHIAVSPPKEHASDYYNYKGWYSVILLALVDHKYHFRFVNAGSPGRCHDSYVYQNSMLARMVESPIFSAPTATINRVIVPPLILCDQAFPLTPNLVKPFRSLDTCDGHRSYNYHLSKCRRIVENAFGRLKARFRLISKRMDANVKNVAQIIRACCVLHNICEHFNDSVAQQWLHEVEIDDAVHVQPAHSSDVVTANGADVREALVEYYRQFEQH